Proteins encoded in a region of the Moritella marina ATCC 15381 genome:
- a CDS encoding ABC transporter permease, producing the protein MLDLQGYGPSIFNGAILTVKLAIFSLIIAVLLGLITAVARYSGGKISSALALTYTSLVRGVPDLVLMMLIYFGLQVGLNNFSEWLYELHETYAINAFYVEHGWLTLSAFYEDGLYFNIDEFTAGVLTIGFIFGAYMGETFRGALLSVDKGQLEAATAYGMSDWQVFRRVMFPQMMRFALPGIGNNWLVLVKTTALVSVIGLSDMVKLAKEAAMTTYEPFLFFIPVAFVYLAITTVSEIVLKYLERHFSKGVEGH; encoded by the coding sequence ATGTTAGATCTTCAAGGTTATGGCCCAAGTATTTTTAATGGCGCTATATTAACCGTTAAACTTGCCATTTTTTCATTAATTATCGCTGTGTTACTCGGGTTAATAACCGCTGTAGCACGCTATTCTGGCGGTAAAATTTCTTCTGCGCTTGCACTTACTTACACGAGTTTGGTTCGTGGTGTACCTGATCTCGTGCTTATGATGCTGATTTATTTTGGCTTACAAGTGGGCTTAAACAATTTTTCAGAATGGTTGTATGAATTACATGAAACTTACGCCATCAATGCATTTTATGTTGAGCATGGTTGGTTAACCTTGTCGGCGTTTTATGAAGATGGCTTGTATTTTAATATCGATGAGTTCACAGCAGGTGTGCTGACTATTGGTTTCATTTTTGGTGCTTACATGGGTGAGACGTTCCGTGGGGCATTGTTATCTGTTGATAAAGGCCAATTAGAGGCTGCGACAGCGTATGGCATGTCTGATTGGCAAGTATTTCGTCGGGTGATGTTCCCACAAATGATGCGTTTTGCCTTGCCGGGCATTGGTAATAACTGGTTAGTGCTTGTTAAAACAACGGCACTGGTCTCTGTGATTGGTTTGTCGGATATGGTTAAGCTAGCGAAAGAAGCGGCGATGACAACCTATGAACCGTTTTTATTCTTTATTCCTGTGGCGTTTGTGTATTTAGCCATTACCACGGTGAGTGAGATTGTGCTGAAATATTTAGAACGTCACTTTAGCAAAGGTGTAGAGGGTCATTAA
- the focA gene encoding formate transporter FocA, whose product MKTVSPFDAILPAELLIKAESVGVAKATKAPKQAFMLAITAGVFISIAFAFYTTVTTGTTDVAYGLKKFLGGFAFSLGLLLVVVCGGELFTSSILTIIARANNKITTLQLAKNWAVVYAGNFVGCIFFVLLMFLAKQHLVADGAWGINAMKIAQHKLHHTFIQAVTLGILANLLVCLGVWMSFAARSITDKFIAVALPVSMFVASGYEHSIANMFMIPLGYVIANFSGPEFWLATGANPADFTDLTLSHFVFNNLIPVTIGNIIGGGVLVGLTYWAIYCKKES is encoded by the coding sequence ATGAAAACAGTAAGCCCATTTGATGCCATTCTACCAGCTGAACTGCTAATTAAAGCAGAATCTGTCGGTGTAGCAAAAGCAACTAAAGCACCTAAACAAGCCTTCATGCTTGCTATCACAGCTGGTGTATTTATCTCCATCGCATTTGCCTTCTATACTACAGTAACCACAGGCACAACCGATGTTGCTTACGGTTTAAAAAAATTCCTAGGTGGATTTGCTTTTAGTCTTGGCCTATTACTTGTCGTTGTTTGCGGCGGTGAACTTTTTACCAGTTCAATCCTGACTATTATTGCCCGCGCTAACAACAAGATCACCACCCTGCAATTAGCAAAGAATTGGGCCGTTGTTTACGCTGGAAATTTTGTTGGTTGTATCTTCTTTGTCTTGCTCATGTTTTTAGCCAAACAGCACCTCGTTGCTGACGGTGCTTGGGGTATCAATGCCATGAAGATTGCTCAACACAAATTACATCACACCTTTATTCAAGCTGTTACACTCGGCATCCTTGCCAACCTACTTGTTTGTCTTGGTGTATGGATGAGTTTCGCAGCGCGCTCCATTACTGACAAGTTTATTGCCGTGGCATTACCTGTCAGCATGTTCGTTGCATCAGGTTACGAACACAGTATTGCTAACATGTTTATGATCCCACTCGGGTATGTTATTGCGAACTTTTCTGGCCCAGAGTTTTGGCTAGCAACTGGCGCTAACCCAGCAGATTTTACCGATTTAACATTATCTCACTTTGTATTTAATAACCTTATACCGGTCACCATTGGTAACATTATTGGTGGTGGCGTATTAGTTGGCCTCACTTACTGGGCTATCTACTGTAAAAAAGAATCTTAA
- a CDS encoding ABC transporter ATP-binding protein yields the protein MSSSPTLDIKNLHKSFGDNEVLKGIDLTANKGDVISIIGSSGSGKSTFLRCINLLEMPTSGDISVNGELIEMMTDRDGNPNIANKKQVQRIRSRLAMVFQGFNLWSHMTVIENVIEAPIHVLGLSRSDALASAEQYLKKVDLWERKDYYPSQLSGGQKQRVAIARALAVEPEVLLFDEPTSALDPELVGEVLRVMQSLAEEGRTMLVVTHEMAFARDVSTKVIFLHEGQIEEQGDPKALFDNPKSERVKQFLAPKY from the coding sequence ATGAGTAGCAGTCCCACATTAGACATCAAGAATTTACATAAATCATTTGGTGACAATGAAGTCTTAAAAGGTATCGACCTGACTGCGAATAAGGGCGATGTGATCTCAATTATCGGTTCTTCGGGATCGGGTAAAAGTACATTCCTACGCTGTATTAATTTGTTAGAAATGCCAACGTCGGGTGATATCTCGGTTAATGGCGAATTAATCGAGATGATGACGGATCGTGACGGTAACCCTAATATAGCGAATAAAAAGCAAGTTCAGCGTATTCGCTCGCGTTTAGCAATGGTGTTTCAGGGCTTCAATTTATGGTCGCACATGACGGTCATTGAAAATGTGATTGAAGCACCAATTCATGTTTTAGGGCTCTCGCGCAGTGATGCATTGGCGAGTGCAGAACAATATCTCAAGAAAGTTGATTTGTGGGAAAGAAAGGACTATTACCCAAGTCAGCTATCTGGTGGGCAAAAACAACGTGTTGCGATCGCCCGTGCACTAGCGGTTGAACCGGAAGTATTGTTATTTGATGAACCGACTTCAGCGTTAGATCCTGAACTCGTCGGTGAAGTATTACGTGTAATGCAAAGTCTGGCTGAAGAAGGTCGTACTATGTTAGTGGTTACCCATGAAATGGCATTTGCACGGGATGTATCAACTAAGGTTATCTTTTTACACGAAGGCCAGATTGAAGAGCAGGGCGATCCAAAAGCATTATTCGATAATCCGAAATCAGAGCGTGTTAAGCAGTTCTTGGCACCGAAATATTAA
- a CDS encoding response regulator: protein MNKNFDYRNKRVLIVDDQRAFQIMLKTMLINFGAKDVTHVGSAEDALKLCRHDSFDLLLVDYNLGSGINGRQLFEALKMDNLLPIHTVFFLVTGDNSKAIVLSAIQMTPDDYLMKPFSQNELNLRIQKAFNKKETLLPIYQAIKNDDFDQVMEECDNAIIYSSRYRNYCRLFKADLLIEKARYDEARIILEDFIEDHPHTQAQLLLGRVYCLEKKYQQAIPLLSDIVKHNPMILDGYDWLAQCFKEGGDTEKALEIVQRAIKHSHLSLDRQKLLAELALDTHMNAVAKEAFFAILMQTKNTIHQDPQHLINYVQSIILLAKNEGDQFKQGRLLQEISGLFHRSSQQHPYVEEEELLALEGYSLASIHNVKGNQVKAKNTLLKSNETYLTEPQITPEWLGPQLANLLIELEEFEFAERLKPYIRHTSTHSEKLLANISGEEDSKEIQFQHHNKLGIEAFSDGKLEVALEHFETALSIAPLNTGAALNKVQVCLALLVKVDRPWPEITKNISETFIALEDFPLSEQQSERKAELRKEFNIQRMQAKKRANS, encoded by the coding sequence ATGAATAAGAATTTTGACTATCGAAATAAACGCGTACTCATTGTTGATGACCAACGTGCTTTTCAGATCATGCTCAAAACCATGTTAATTAATTTTGGTGCCAAAGACGTGACGCACGTCGGCAGTGCAGAAGACGCATTAAAACTATGTCGCCACGATAGCTTTGACTTATTGCTTGTTGATTACAACTTGGGTTCAGGTATTAACGGCCGCCAATTATTTGAAGCACTCAAAATGGATAATTTACTGCCTATCCATACCGTCTTTTTTTTGGTTACCGGTGATAACTCCAAAGCCATTGTATTAAGCGCAATTCAAATGACACCAGATGATTATTTGATGAAACCTTTTTCTCAAAATGAGCTTAATTTACGTATTCAAAAAGCATTCAATAAAAAAGAAACCCTGCTACCGATCTACCAAGCCATTAAGAATGATGATTTTGACCAAGTAATGGAAGAATGTGACAACGCGATCATCTATTCATCGCGTTATCGAAATTACTGTCGCTTGTTTAAAGCCGACCTACTCATTGAAAAAGCAAGGTATGACGAAGCTCGTATTATATTAGAAGACTTCATTGAAGATCACCCGCACACTCAAGCACAGCTATTGCTAGGTCGAGTATATTGCCTAGAGAAAAAATACCAACAAGCGATCCCATTACTGTCTGACATAGTAAAACATAACCCTATGATATTAGATGGTTACGATTGGTTAGCGCAATGCTTTAAAGAAGGTGGCGATACAGAAAAAGCACTAGAAATCGTGCAGCGTGCAATAAAACATTCGCATTTGTCATTAGACCGCCAAAAATTACTTGCTGAATTAGCCCTTGATACCCACATGAATGCGGTAGCCAAAGAGGCTTTTTTCGCCATTTTAATGCAAACTAAAAACACGATCCACCAAGATCCACAGCACTTAATTAATTACGTTCAATCCATTATTCTCCTGGCTAAAAACGAAGGTGACCAGTTTAAACAAGGTCGATTATTACAAGAGATTAGTGGTTTGTTTCATCGTTCTTCTCAACAGCACCCTTATGTAGAAGAAGAAGAATTATTGGCGCTGGAAGGTTACAGCTTAGCATCGATTCACAATGTAAAAGGTAATCAAGTAAAAGCGAAAAATACCTTATTAAAAAGTAATGAAACATATTTAACCGAACCTCAGATCACACCTGAATGGTTAGGACCACAACTCGCTAATTTACTTATTGAATTAGAAGAATTTGAGTTTGCTGAAAGGTTAAAGCCTTATATCAGACATACCAGTACCCACAGTGAAAAATTGCTTGCTAACATCAGTGGTGAAGAAGACAGTAAAGAAATCCAATTTCAGCACCACAACAAATTGGGTATTGAAGCGTTCTCAGACGGGAAGTTGGAAGTGGCACTAGAGCACTTTGAAACAGCATTGTCTATTGCCCCTCTCAATACAGGCGCTGCGCTTAATAAAGTGCAAGTATGTCTCGCCCTACTCGTTAAAGTTGACCGCCCATGGCCTGAAATAACCAAGAATATTTCAGAGACATTTATTGCTCTTGAGGACTTTCCATTATCAGAGCAACAAAGCGAACGTAAAGCGGAACTAAGAAAAGAGTTTAACATCCAACGGATGCAAGCAAAGAAAAGAGCAAATAGCTAA
- a CDS encoding lytic transglycosylase F: MTMQWTKIRATANSLILSVLVNISPANAQYSANIKSHVPDVISHFPAPTLPYTIAQQQLDIHSQPSFEDLPQLLAKRTIKVLVVNHPAYYFIYQSRPRGLAYDMMREYEKRLNKRHFKDTKLKLNILFIPVPSSQIINLLEQGYGDIAIGPLMTPLRQQNQVTHTEPIYTDNQLLVVSHKSTTAYKDIKQLSGKEIWIRRNSIYHQQLKHINKQLFLHNKPPINIHIVSDELEDFEILAMVNNKQIFMTMISNHSLRLWKRLYKNIKIHTELAVGSHIPSTWAVRNNTPQLTNSLNQFIAKHKKGTKIGNILHRRYLMRHPWLKKVIHQQFENRYLETEKIIKKYAKQYKFDWQLILAQAYQESRLNQKAISHRGAVGVMQVLPSTANEPYVNIKNINKVDSNIHAGVKYLHFMHQRYFNHDNITELDSLLLSFAAYNAGPTKLIRLRKRAIKQGLNPNIWFNHVEKVAAEVIGRETVDYVNNIYKFYITYLLASRYQINETQLAQQQVANTR; the protein is encoded by the coding sequence ATGACGATGCAGTGGACCAAGATACGTGCAACAGCCAACAGTTTAATTCTCAGTGTTTTAGTGAACATATCTCCCGCTAATGCCCAGTATTCCGCTAATATAAAATCTCATGTTCCTGATGTGATATCTCACTTCCCGGCACCAACATTACCTTACACAATAGCCCAGCAGCAGCTTGATATTCATAGTCAACCGAGCTTTGAAGACCTTCCCCAGCTATTAGCAAAACGTACCATCAAAGTACTCGTGGTGAACCACCCTGCTTATTATTTTATTTATCAAAGCCGCCCACGTGGGCTTGCCTATGACATGATGCGGGAATACGAAAAACGCTTAAATAAAAGACACTTCAAAGACACTAAACTAAAACTAAATATCTTGTTCATTCCCGTACCAAGCAGCCAGATAATCAACTTGCTTGAACAAGGTTATGGCGATATCGCCATCGGTCCATTAATGACCCCACTACGCCAGCAAAATCAAGTGACTCATACCGAGCCTATTTATACAGACAATCAGTTATTAGTCGTCAGCCATAAATCGACAACGGCGTACAAAGATATAAAACAGCTCTCAGGTAAAGAAATATGGATACGCCGAAATAGTATTTATCACCAGCAATTAAAGCATATCAACAAGCAGTTATTCCTCCACAACAAGCCACCTATTAACATCCATATTGTCAGTGATGAACTGGAGGATTTCGAAATATTAGCCATGGTCAATAATAAACAGATATTCATGACGATGATCTCGAATCACAGTTTACGTTTATGGAAACGGTTATATAAAAATATAAAAATACATACTGAATTAGCCGTCGGCAGCCACATTCCGAGTACATGGGCAGTGCGGAATAACACCCCACAATTAACCAATAGCTTAAATCAATTTATCGCTAAACATAAAAAGGGCACCAAGATCGGCAACATCTTGCACCGCCGCTACTTGATGAGACACCCTTGGTTAAAAAAAGTCATTCATCAACAATTTGAAAATCGCTATTTGGAAACCGAAAAAATCATTAAAAAATACGCTAAACAGTACAAATTTGACTGGCAACTGATTCTGGCGCAAGCTTATCAAGAATCACGCCTGAATCAAAAAGCCATTAGCCATCGTGGTGCTGTTGGTGTCATGCAGGTATTACCTTCAACGGCTAACGAGCCTTATGTCAATATTAAAAATATCAACAAGGTAGACAGTAATATCCATGCCGGAGTGAAGTATTTACATTTTATGCATCAGCGCTATTTTAACCATGACAATATTACTGAACTAGATTCATTATTACTTAGTTTTGCCGCTTATAACGCCGGTCCAACAAAGTTAATTAGATTAAGAAAGCGGGCAATAAAACAAGGCTTAAACCCTAACATTTGGTTTAATCATGTCGAGAAAGTTGCAGCAGAAGTGATTGGCAGAGAAACGGTGGATTATGTAAACAACATTTATAAATTTTACATCACCTATTTACTCGCATCCCGTTATCAAATTAACGAAACGCAATTAGCACAGCAGCAAGTTGCAAACACGCGCTAA
- a CDS encoding type II secretion system protein, translated as MGFRAKGFTLIEMTIVIVILAIISAIAVPKFVNLSGDAKKAKIASVAADLRTAINLIYYKSLILGLENECHKAIGKEVIVDGFLTCKGYPIGYINSIKKLLNLGSDDGFIFSNIFDDKNQRILTISLNDSYAKKEPANIATADYCQLIYQPHEITKVVLLTHGC; from the coding sequence ATGGGGTTTAGAGCGAAAGGTTTTACTCTCATTGAGATGACAATTGTTATTGTCATCCTTGCGATTATATCGGCAATTGCAGTACCGAAATTTGTTAACTTATCCGGAGATGCTAAAAAAGCTAAGATTGCCAGTGTTGCAGCAGACTTACGGACCGCGATTAATTTGATTTATTATAAGTCGTTAATTTTGGGATTGGAAAATGAATGCCATAAAGCTATAGGTAAAGAAGTCATCGTTGATGGTTTTTTAACGTGTAAGGGCTATCCAATAGGATACATTAATTCGATTAAAAAACTGTTAAATTTGGGTAGTGATGATGGATTTATTTTTAGTAATATTTTTGATGATAAAAATCAGCGGATTTTAACTATTTCATTAAATGACAGTTACGCTAAAAAGGAGCCTGCAAACATTGCCACTGCTGATTATTGCCAGTTAATTTACCAACCACACGAAATAACGAAAGTCGTGCTATTAACTCACGGTTGTTAA
- the pflB gene encoding formate C-acetyltransferase, which yields MTEQTIFDQAWKGFTTGEWTNEVNLRDFIQKNYTEFTGDESFLADATKATDTLWKNVMEGIKIENSTHAPLDFDTAVPSTITSHAAGYIDQGLETIVGLQTEKPLKRAIIANGGIRMVEGSCKAYGKELDATTKKIFSEYRKTHNQGVFDVYTSDIMKCRKSGILTGLPDAYGRGRIIGDYRRVAVYGIDFLMKDKFAQQKSLEAKFYSGEDLEATMRLREEISEQYRALNDIKTMAATYGFDISGPATNAKEAIQWTYFGYLAAVKSQNGAAMSFGRVTTFLDVYIERDLQAGIITETDAQEMIDHLVMKLRMVRFLRTPEYDELFSGDPIWATETIAGMGTDGRSLVTKSSFRVLHTQYTMGPSPEPNITVLWAENLPLNFKRYCAKVSIDTSSIQYENDDLMRTDFDNDDYAIACCVSPMIVGKQMQFFGARSNLAKALLYTINGGVDEKLKVQIGPVVDKITDDVLDYEDVAARLDKMMDWLATTYVTALNSIHYSHDKYSYEASLMALHDRDVERTMACGIAGLSVTADSLSAIKYAKVKPIRDENGIATDFEIEGDYPKFGNNDTRVDDIACSLVETFMKKVASHKMYRDAKPTQSVLTITSNVVYGKKTGTTPDGRQAGAPFAPGANPMHGRDEKGAIAALTSVAKLPFEYAKDGISYTFSIVPNALGKTDDIRRTNLAGLMDGYFKHSSVIEGGQHLNVNVMDRSMLLDAVKHPEKYPQLTIRVSGYAVRFNSLTPEQQQDVITRTFQQSF from the coding sequence ATGACTGAACAAACAATATTTGATCAAGCTTGGAAAGGTTTCACTACTGGTGAATGGACAAACGAAGTTAACTTACGTGACTTCATCCAGAAGAACTACACTGAGTTTACTGGTGATGAATCTTTCCTAGCTGATGCAACTAAAGCAACAGATACGCTTTGGAAGAATGTCATGGAAGGTATCAAAATCGAGAACAGCACACATGCGCCACTTGATTTTGATACTGCAGTACCATCAACAATTACTTCTCATGCCGCTGGTTACATCGATCAAGGTTTAGAAACAATTGTTGGTCTACAAACTGAGAAACCATTAAAGCGTGCGATTATCGCTAATGGCGGTATCCGTATGGTTGAAGGTTCTTGTAAAGCTTATGGTAAAGAACTAGACGCAACAACGAAGAAAATCTTCTCTGAATACCGTAAAACACACAACCAAGGTGTATTTGACGTTTATACAAGCGACATCATGAAATGCCGTAAGTCAGGTATCTTAACAGGTTTACCTGATGCATATGGTCGTGGCCGTATCATTGGTGATTACCGTCGCGTTGCTGTATACGGCATCGACTTCCTAATGAAAGACAAATTTGCACAACAAAAATCATTAGAAGCAAAGTTCTACTCAGGTGAAGATCTAGAAGCAACAATGCGTTTACGTGAAGAAATTTCAGAACAGTATCGTGCGCTAAACGACATCAAAACGATGGCAGCAACTTACGGTTTCGACATTTCTGGCCCAGCGACAAACGCAAAAGAAGCAATCCAGTGGACTTACTTCGGCTACCTAGCTGCTGTTAAATCACAAAATGGCGCAGCAATGAGCTTTGGCCGTGTAACTACGTTCCTAGATGTTTACATCGAACGTGATTTACAAGCAGGCATCATTACTGAAACTGACGCTCAAGAAATGATTGACCACCTAGTAATGAAGCTACGTATGGTACGTTTCTTACGTACTCCTGAATACGATGAGTTATTCTCTGGTGACCCAATCTGGGCTACAGAAACTATCGCAGGTATGGGTACAGACGGTCGTTCATTAGTCACTAAATCATCATTCCGTGTACTACACACACAGTACACTATGGGTCCTTCACCAGAGCCAAACATCACTGTATTGTGGGCTGAAAACTTACCATTAAACTTCAAACGCTATTGTGCGAAAGTATCAATTGATACTTCATCAATCCAGTACGAAAATGATGATTTAATGCGTACCGATTTCGACAATGATGACTATGCAATTGCTTGTTGTGTATCACCAATGATTGTTGGTAAACAAATGCAGTTCTTCGGCGCTCGTAGTAACCTTGCTAAAGCATTGCTATATACAATCAATGGCGGCGTAGATGAAAAACTAAAAGTACAAATTGGTCCAGTTGTAGACAAGATCACAGATGATGTTCTTGATTACGAAGACGTAGCTGCACGTTTAGACAAAATGATGGATTGGTTAGCAACAACATATGTTACTGCACTTAACTCTATTCACTATTCACACGACAAATACTCGTATGAAGCATCACTAATGGCATTACATGACCGTGACGTAGAACGTACAATGGCATGTGGTATCGCGGGTCTATCTGTTACAGCTGATTCACTTTCTGCAATCAAGTACGCGAAAGTTAAACCAATTCGTGATGAGAATGGTATTGCTACTGATTTTGAAATCGAAGGCGATTACCCTAAATTTGGTAACAACGATACACGTGTAGATGATATCGCTTGTAGCCTTGTTGAAACCTTCATGAAGAAAGTTGCTAGTCACAAAATGTACCGTGATGCGAAACCAACACAGTCTGTACTAACCATTACATCAAACGTTGTATACGGTAAGAAAACCGGTACTACACCAGATGGCCGTCAAGCAGGCGCACCATTCGCACCGGGCGCAAACCCAATGCATGGTCGTGATGAGAAAGGCGCTATCGCAGCCCTAACATCAGTTGCAAAACTACCGTTTGAATACGCAAAAGATGGTATCTCTTATACTTTCTCTATCGTACCAAACGCACTAGGTAAAACTGACGATATTCGTCGAACTAACCTTGCTGGTTTAATGGATGGTTACTTCAAGCACAGCAGTGTAATTGAAGGTGGTCAGCACTTAAACGTAAATGTGATGGATCGTTCAATGTTACTTGACGCTGTTAAGCACCCTGAAAAATACCCACAACTGACCATTCGAGTGTCTGGTTACGCGGTACGTTTCAACTCGCTAACACCTGAGCAACAGCAAGACGTAATTACACGTACATTCCAACAATCATTCTAA
- the xthA gene encoding exodeoxyribonuclease III, protein MKIISFNINGLRARLHQLQAIVDKHSPDVIGLQEIKVHNEMFPVAAVEDMGYHVFFHGQKAHYGVAMMVKKSTVADVEAIKVQYGFPTDDEEAQKRMIMVTFDQTSGKPITVLNGYFPQGENISHETKYPYKRKFYQDLNIYLNDNHTAEDDVIVMGDINISPADKDIGIGEPNAKRWLKTGKCSFQPEEREWLAKLQGFGLHDTFRTIKPEVSDRYSWFDYRSKGFPDNRGLRIDVILATATLNAKVVESDVDYELRGIEKPSDHAPIWTTFS, encoded by the coding sequence ATGAAAATAATCTCATTCAACATAAACGGCCTTCGCGCTCGATTACATCAATTACAAGCGATTGTAGACAAGCATTCGCCTGACGTAATTGGCCTACAAGAGATCAAAGTGCACAACGAGATGTTCCCTGTAGCAGCCGTTGAAGACATGGGTTATCACGTCTTTTTTCACGGTCAGAAAGCGCATTACGGTGTTGCTATGATGGTGAAAAAAAGCACCGTTGCTGACGTAGAAGCGATTAAAGTGCAATACGGTTTCCCAACCGATGATGAAGAAGCGCAAAAACGTATGATCATGGTGACGTTTGACCAAACATCAGGCAAACCAATCACAGTATTAAACGGTTATTTCCCACAAGGCGAGAACATCAGCCACGAAACGAAATACCCATACAAGCGTAAATTCTATCAAGATTTGAATATCTACCTTAATGACAATCACACAGCAGAAGACGATGTGATTGTCATGGGTGATATCAACATTTCCCCTGCAGATAAAGATATTGGCATCGGTGAACCCAATGCCAAACGTTGGTTAAAAACCGGTAAATGTAGCTTCCAGCCAGAAGAACGTGAATGGTTAGCAAAACTGCAAGGGTTTGGTCTACACGATACATTTCGCACTATTAAGCCAGAAGTAAGCGACCGCTACAGCTGGTTCGATTACCGCTCAAAAGGCTTCCCTGACAACCGAGGTCTGCGTATTGACGTGATCTTAGCGACTGCAACCTTGAATGCGAAAGTGGTTGAAAGTGATGTCGACTACGAACTGCGCGGCATCGAAAAACCATCTGACCACGCTCCAATCTGGACGACTTTTAGTTAA
- a CDS encoding transporter substrate-binding domain-containing protein translates to MKKLATLFATSLLLSSAVVAKEWTDVRLGVDAPYKPFEYKTPDGELTGFEIDLGNEVCKRANWNCTWVVQSWDGIIPGLLSRKYDAIFSSMSITDARRKQVLFSEPYYNTPSGWFAAADFKLDVTDKAAFKELRIGVQRGTVQDTHVTAEYAKNNTIKRYNTSGDLLLDLEGGRLDMVLLDFPVGDTTLLIPEKKGAFTAVGDTFQLGEGMGVALRKRDKSLAATFNKVLAEIKTDGTYETIQAKYFSYSIKM, encoded by the coding sequence ATGAAAAAATTAGCGACTTTATTTGCAACAAGCTTATTACTTTCTTCAGCTGTGGTAGCGAAAGAATGGACTGATGTGCGTTTAGGTGTTGATGCACCTTACAAGCCGTTTGAATACAAAACGCCTGATGGTGAGCTAACCGGTTTCGAGATCGATTTAGGTAATGAAGTGTGTAAGCGCGCTAATTGGAATTGTACTTGGGTTGTACAATCTTGGGACGGTATTATTCCAGGTTTATTATCACGTAAATACGATGCTATCTTCTCGTCAATGTCGATTACTGATGCACGTAGAAAACAAGTGCTGTTCTCTGAACCTTACTACAATACGCCGAGCGGTTGGTTTGCAGCGGCAGACTTTAAACTGGATGTGACAGATAAAGCGGCCTTTAAAGAATTACGTATTGGCGTGCAGCGCGGCACAGTACAAGATACACATGTCACTGCGGAGTATGCTAAAAATAACACTATCAAACGTTACAATACCAGCGGTGATTTATTACTGGATCTTGAAGGCGGTCGTTTAGACATGGTATTACTGGATTTCCCAGTTGGTGATACCACGTTATTGATCCCTGAAAAGAAAGGTGCTTTTACTGCTGTAGGCGATACATTCCAATTAGGCGAAGGCATGGGTGTTGCGCTGCGTAAACGTGATAAGTCACTTGCTGCAACGTTTAATAAAGTATTAGCTGAAATCAAAACCGATGGCACATACGAAACGATCCAAGCTAAATACTTCAGCTACAGCATTAAAATGTAG
- a CDS encoding ABC transporter permease, with protein MLDQLIALLEQNEMFTPNTLSEYWDGTVLTVQLTFLSVVIGFFLAVPLAIMRTSQYVWLSRSIWLFTYVFRGTPLLIQLYMIYYGVTMIDGIQDSSIWFLLEDAFYPCLLAFVLNTAAYSTEIIRGSLVTTDKGEIEAAQAYGMNYWQILRRIILPSAFRRALPAYSNEVIFMLHATSIASVVTLVDITGAGYNVYSRFYAPFEAFIFAGGIYLCLCFGIFAVFKRLEKRAFRHLA; from the coding sequence ATGTTAGATCAACTGATTGCTTTGCTTGAGCAAAATGAAATGTTTACCCCGAATACCTTAAGTGAGTATTGGGATGGTACGGTCTTAACGGTACAACTGACGTTCCTGTCGGTGGTGATTGGTTTTTTTTTAGCGGTGCCATTAGCTATCATGCGCACCAGTCAGTATGTGTGGCTGTCGCGTAGTATTTGGTTATTCACTTATGTGTTCCGTGGTACGCCATTATTGATCCAGTTGTATATGATTTATTATGGTGTGACCATGATTGATGGTATCCAAGACAGCTCAATTTGGTTCTTACTTGAAGATGCATTTTATCCTTGTCTGTTAGCGTTTGTGTTAAATACGGCGGCGTACAGTACCGAGATCATACGTGGCTCATTGGTGACAACGGATAAAGGTGAAATTGAAGCCGCGCAAGCGTATGGGATGAATTATTGGCAGATCTTGCGTCGTATCATCTTACCGTCGGCATTTCGCCGTGCATTACCTGCGTACAGTAATGAAGTTATCTTTATGCTGCATGCCACGTCTATCGCCAGTGTCGTGACCTTGGTTGATATTACCGGTGCGGGTTATAATGTGTATTCCCGCTTTTATGCACCGTTTGAAGCATTTATCTTTGCTGGCGGTATTTACTTGTGTCTCTGTTTTGGTATTTTTGCGGTATTCAAACGCTTAGAAAAACGGGCGTTTAGACACTTAGCTTAA